DNA sequence from the Nodosilinea sp. FACHB-141 genome:
ATGTTTAGATATTGGCTTGATTACGCGTCATTAAATAGCCAACCCCAATCAATCCAAAGCCCAGCAGAAAGAAGGCTATGTCGTAGACCATGAAATTGGGAACGTGCCGAATGTGGTGTAACCCCAGCAGAGCGTGAAAAAAAATACTGTCAAAGAGTTGGAACCCACCCCAGCCCATCAAAATCCAACCAACAAAGGCTGACGTCGTTAGAGGCACTGTTGGGGTTTGCTGTGCACTGCGCCATAGCACCCCAATACCCATTACCGTAATTAACCACATACCGGCGCTAAAAACCCCATCCGCTAACACGTTCACCCGTAAGCCCAGCAGGGTATCCATTGTCACTCGGCTTGAGATGAGGTGATGCCACTGCAACAGCATGTGTAAAACAATGGCGTCAATAAACCCGCCTAGGCCAAACCCTAGAAGGAAGCCGGCCACTCTGAACGCATCGGTGGGCGCGGAAAACGCGCCCCCTGCACTACTTTCTGTAGCGCTAGCGGAGGGAGGTTTAGGAGGTGGATAGGTCATGGCTAGGTTCGATGCACCCTTTTGGTCATGCTGCTTAAGCTTCAGGCGTTGGGTAAATATCCCAGTCTTCGATGCCCTGCTGCTGGAAGATTGCTGCCGCCTGGTTTAGGTCTTCCTGAGTACCATCTGCGATCACCATGAAATCTGAGCTTAATAGGCGATCGCTGAAGGCTCCGACCCGCTCCTGTGGAATTCCCAAGGACTGCAATCCCTCCTTTAGATTCATCGTTGCTACGGCCCCGGCCCCCTGCCCTGCCATAACTGCCAAAAAGGCCGTCCCGATGGAACCCACCGCTATTACGGCGCCAGCGCCGGGTATTGCCAGACTGCTCAACCCGCCCAGCAACCCGCCCCACAGGGCACCGGTCAGCGCATCCTCTGGCCAGCGCTGGGAGTCGTTAATGTCTTGACCTTTGACTCGGTGACCCGTAGTGGCCCCTCCTGCCACCACATCTTTTTTCAGCTGC
Encoded proteins:
- a CDS encoding DUF2243 domain-containing protein: MTYPPPKPPSASATESSAGGAFSAPTDAFRVAGFLLGFGLGGFIDAIVLHMLLQWHHLISSRVTMDTLLGLRVNVLADGVFSAGMWLITVMGIGVLWRSAQQTPTVPLTTSAFVGWILMGWGGFQLFDSIFFHALLGLHHIRHVPNFMVYDIAFFLLGFGLIGVGYLMTRNQANI